A genome region from Geminicoccus roseus DSM 18922 includes the following:
- the rsmH gene encoding 16S rRNA (cytosine(1402)-N(4))-methyltransferase RsmH: MVPIDAPSPLPDDSARQGHAPVMLAEVLHALAPIAGQTVLDATFGGGGYTRAILAAGAAQVIALDRDPDAIARGRPLADAEPRLTLVQARFGELDQVVRDQGLGQVDAIVFDLGVSSFQIDQPERGFSFRFDAPLDMRMSKEGQTAAEVVAEASEVELARLLWNYGDERDARRIARAVVAERDKAPIDTTRRLAEIVARAKGPSRDQIDPATRTFQALRIVVNDELGELRQALEAAERALRPGGRFVTVAFHSGEDSIVKDFVNDRGGRIRRSYRHMPPVPEENPRWGWLIDRPLRPTAEESGDNPRARSAKLRSAMRLGAGVKFPGPARGDAGMNEDER, from the coding sequence GTGGTCCCGATCGACGCCCCTTCCCCGTTGCCCGACGACAGCGCCCGCCAGGGCCATGCCCCGGTGATGCTCGCCGAGGTGCTGCATGCGCTGGCGCCGATTGCCGGGCAGACCGTGCTCGACGCGACCTTCGGCGGCGGCGGCTACACTCGTGCCATCCTGGCGGCGGGGGCGGCCCAGGTGATCGCCCTGGACCGCGATCCCGACGCGATCGCGCGCGGCCGCCCGCTCGCCGACGCGGAGCCCCGGCTGACCCTGGTCCAGGCGCGTTTCGGGGAACTCGACCAGGTCGTCCGTGACCAGGGGTTGGGTCAGGTCGACGCCATCGTGTTCGACCTGGGCGTGTCCTCCTTCCAGATCGACCAGCCGGAGCGCGGCTTCTCGTTCCGCTTCGACGCGCCGTTGGACATGCGGATGTCCAAGGAGGGCCAGACTGCGGCCGAGGTGGTCGCCGAGGCCAGCGAGGTCGAGCTGGCGCGGCTCCTTTGGAACTATGGCGACGAGCGCGACGCCCGCCGGATCGCGCGGGCCGTGGTGGCCGAGCGGGACAAGGCGCCCATCGACACCACGCGGCGGCTGGCCGAGATCGTCGCGCGCGCCAAGGGGCCGTCGCGCGACCAGATCGACCCGGCGACCCGTACCTTCCAGGCGCTGCGGATCGTGGTGAACGACGAGCTGGGCGAGCTCCGCCAGGCGCTGGAGGCGGCCGAGCGCGCGCTGCGGCCGGGCGGCCGGTTCGTGACGGTCGCGTTCCATTCCGGCGAGGATTCAATCGTCAAGGATTTCGTCAACGACCGGGGCGGCCGGATCCGCCGCTCCTATCGGCATATGCCGCCGGTGCCCGAGGAGAACCCTCGCTGGGGCTGGCTGATCGACCGCCCGCTCCGGCCGACGGCCGAGGAGAGCGGCGACAACCCGCGGGCCCGTTCGGCCAAGCTGCGCTCGGCGATGCGGCTGGGCGCCGGGGTGAAGTTTCCAGGACCGGCACGCGGCGATGCCGGCATGAACGAGGACGAGCGATGA
- the ftsL gene encoding cell division protein FtsL, whose translation MTGRNVVFLVLLLLGTAWATFHLKYAMVRLESRSAVLERKIALAVDEIRTLEADLALRTHPDRIVAVAPELGMVPVNVTLLASADTMPDHARVEYADRVLAVLLPSGAEVPARLKPLVINGIAR comes from the coding sequence ATGACCGGGCGCAACGTGGTGTTTCTCGTGCTTCTCCTGCTGGGCACGGCCTGGGCGACCTTCCACCTGAAATATGCGATGGTGCGGCTGGAGAGCCGCAGCGCCGTGCTGGAGCGCAAGATCGCGCTGGCGGTCGACGAGATCCGCACCCTGGAGGCCGATCTCGCCCTGCGCACCCATCCCGACCGGATCGTCGCGGTGGCGCCCGAACTGGGCATGGTGCCGGTCAACGTCACCCTGCTCGCCAGCGCCGACACGATGCCCGACCATGCCAGGGTCGAGTATGCCGACCGCGTCCTGGCGGTGCTGCTGCCGTCGGGCGCGGAGGTGCCGGCCCGCCTGAAGCCGCTCGTGATCAACGGCATCGCGCGATGA